From the genome of Solidesulfovibrio carbinolicus, one region includes:
- a CDS encoding heavy metal translocating P-type ATPase has protein sequence MIGRFSNLGDYRGLFSFKDFAVCLGGGALALVAWILGENGWGFWAGAFALTAVAINGAPIVVEAAKGVMERRVNVDELVSIAIVASLLQGELLTAAVVSFIMTLGALVEEAVSDGARRSIEALAKLAPEEATVVGPDGAERVVPVAEVRAGDVVMVRPGERIPVDAVIEAGTTAVDESALTGESLPRERAPGDTILAGTLNYTGRVTARATKVGEDSTFGKVVKLVVAAEAGKPRAGRIVDNYAKYFTPLVLACAALAWMFSGDADRAVAVLVAGCPCALLMAAPTATVAAIGRAAKRGILIKGGQYLEEAGRAEVALFDKTGTLTLGRPVVEAVIPADGVGEAEVLGCTACLERHCNHPLATAVLDAARAAGVEARLADSLTAEAGLGLRGELDGEVVEVGSPEMMGGAAALPPRLADCLKAMYARGATGLVVRKGGAVMGLLAVSDTVKDEAAAAVAGLRGLGLATVGILSGDHDKAVATLAGRIGVSDVWSGLKPQDKLAILADFQKKGRRVLFVGDGVNDAPALARANVGVAMGAVGSDVALETADIALANDDLGRLPFLVYLGRRMTKMIAVNIGLGLFFNSVAILGSGYGLLSPVAAALFHNIGSIVVVLSSASLAFTAEPAMVAAKR, from the coding sequence ATGATCGGACGATTTTCAAACTTAGGCGACTACCGGGGGCTTTTCTCCTTCAAGGATTTCGCCGTGTGCCTGGGCGGCGGGGCGTTGGCCCTGGTAGCCTGGATACTGGGCGAGAACGGCTGGGGCTTTTGGGCCGGGGCCTTTGCCCTGACGGCGGTGGCCATAAACGGCGCGCCCATTGTGGTCGAGGCGGCCAAGGGCGTCATGGAGCGCCGGGTCAACGTCGACGAGCTGGTGAGCATCGCCATCGTCGCTTCCCTTTTGCAGGGGGAACTGCTCACCGCCGCCGTGGTGAGCTTCATCATGACTCTGGGGGCGCTGGTGGAGGAAGCGGTGAGCGACGGGGCCAGGCGCTCCATCGAGGCTCTGGCCAAGCTGGCCCCGGAAGAGGCGACCGTGGTCGGGCCGGACGGGGCCGAGCGGGTCGTGCCCGTGGCTGAGGTCCGGGCCGGCGATGTCGTCATGGTGCGCCCGGGCGAGCGCATCCCGGTGGACGCGGTCATTGAGGCCGGGACAACCGCCGTGGACGAGTCGGCCCTGACCGGCGAATCGCTGCCGCGCGAGCGCGCCCCTGGCGACACAATCCTGGCCGGCACGCTCAATTACACCGGCCGGGTGACGGCCCGGGCCACCAAGGTCGGCGAGGATTCGACCTTCGGCAAGGTGGTGAAGCTCGTGGTCGCGGCCGAGGCCGGCAAGCCCCGGGCCGGGCGCATCGTCGACAACTACGCCAAATATTTCACGCCCCTGGTTCTGGCCTGCGCCGCCTTGGCCTGGATGTTTAGCGGCGACGCCGATCGGGCCGTGGCCGTGCTGGTGGCCGGCTGCCCCTGCGCGCTGCTCATGGCCGCGCCCACGGCCACGGTGGCGGCCATCGGCCGGGCGGCCAAGCGGGGCATCCTTATAAAGGGCGGCCAGTACCTGGAAGAGGCGGGCCGGGCCGAGGTGGCCCTTTTTGACAAGACCGGCACCCTGACCCTGGGCCGGCCCGTGGTCGAGGCCGTGATCCCGGCTGATGGAGTGGGCGAGGCCGAGGTCCTGGGCTGCACCGCCTGCCTGGAGCGGCATTGCAACCATCCGCTGGCTACGGCCGTGCTGGACGCCGCCAGGGCGGCCGGCGTCGAGGCGCGTCTGGCCGATTCCCTGACCGCCGAGGCAGGGCTGGGGCTTCGGGGGGAACTGGATGGCGAGGTGGTGGAAGTGGGCAGCCCGGAGATGATGGGCGGGGCCGCGGCCTTGCCGCCGCGTCTGGCCGATTGCCTGAAGGCGATGTACGCCCGGGGGGCCACGGGGCTGGTGGTGCGAAAGGGCGGGGCGGTCATGGGCCTGCTCGCCGTGTCCGATACCGTCAAGGACGAGGCGGCCGCCGCCGTGGCCGGCCTGCGCGGCCTGGGGCTTGCCACCGTGGGCATTTTGTCCGGCGACCACGACAAGGCGGTGGCGACCCTGGCCGGCCGGATCGGGGTGTCCGACGTCTGGTCCGGGCTCAAACCCCAAGACAAGCTCGCCATCCTGGCCGACTTCCAGAAAAAGGGCCGGCGGGTGCTTTTCGTCGGCGACGGCGTCAACGACGCCCCGGCCCTGGCGAGAGCCAACGTGGGCGTGGCCATGGGCGCGGTCGGCTCGGACGTGGCCCTGGAGACCGCCGACATCGCCTTGGCCAACGACGACCTTGGCCGGTTGCCGTTTTTGGTCTATCTTGGCCGGCGCATGACCAAAATGATTGCCGTCAACATCGGGCTGGGGCTTTTTTTCAACTCCGTGGCCATCCTCGGCAGCGGTTACGGCTTGCTCTCGCCGGTGGCGGCGGCGCTTTTCCACAACATCGGCTCCATCGTGGTGGTCCTGTCCTCGGCCAGCCTGGCGTTTACCGCCGAGCCGGCCATGGTCGCCGCCAAACGGTAA
- the gap gene encoding type I glyceraldehyde-3-phosphate dehydrogenase, translating to MQKLRIAINGFGRIGRQVLKAILERHAEAMDVVAINDLFDVATNAHLLSYDTNYGKLPVAARVEGDVMVVGDWHIRNFAERDPKGLPWGELGVDVVIESTGIFRTGPKCQAHIDAGAKKVIITSPAKEEDLTIVLGVNDDKYDPAAHHIISNASCTTNCLAPVAKVVYEHFGIVKGVMTTIHAYTNDQRILDLPHKDLRRARAAACNMIPTSTGAAQAVALVIPDLKGKFSGLSVRVPTPTVSLVDFVVQLDKATTTDDLRAALKTAADGPLAGILGFSELPLVSSDFKADSRSSIVDGEYTFVQGGDMAKILAWYDNEWGYSCRVSDLVAFMAEKGL from the coding sequence ATGCAAAAGCTTCGCATCGCCATCAACGGCTTCGGCCGCATCGGCCGGCAAGTCCTCAAAGCCATTCTGGAACGCCACGCCGAGGCCATGGACGTGGTCGCCATCAACGACCTGTTCGACGTGGCCACCAACGCCCATCTGCTGTCCTACGACACCAACTACGGCAAGCTGCCCGTGGCCGCCCGGGTCGAAGGCGACGTCATGGTGGTCGGCGATTGGCACATCCGCAACTTCGCCGAACGCGACCCCAAGGGCCTGCCCTGGGGCGAACTCGGCGTGGACGTGGTCATCGAATCCACCGGTATTTTCCGCACCGGCCCCAAGTGCCAGGCCCACATCGACGCCGGCGCCAAAAAGGTCATCATCACCTCGCCGGCCAAGGAAGAGGACCTGACCATCGTCCTTGGCGTCAACGACGACAAGTACGACCCGGCCGCCCACCACATTATTTCCAACGCCTCCTGCACCACCAACTGCCTGGCTCCGGTGGCCAAGGTGGTCTACGAGCACTTCGGCATCGTCAAGGGCGTGATGACCACCATCCACGCCTACACCAACGACCAGCGCATCCTGGATCTGCCGCATAAGGACCTGCGCCGGGCCCGGGCCGCCGCCTGCAACATGATCCCGACCTCCACCGGCGCGGCCCAGGCCGTGGCCCTGGTCATCCCGGACCTCAAGGGCAAATTCTCGGGGCTGTCCGTGCGCGTGCCGACCCCCACCGTCTCCCTGGTCGATTTCGTGGTGCAGCTTGATAAAGCCACCACCACCGACGACCTGCGCGCGGCCCTCAAGACCGCCGCCGACGGGCCGCTGGCCGGCATTCTCGGCTTCTCCGAACTGCCGCTGGTGTCCTCGGACTTCAAGGCCGATTCCCGTTCCTCCATCGTGGACGGCGAATACACCTTCGTCCAGGGCGGCGACATGGCCAAGATCCTGGCCTGGTACGACAACGAATGGGGCTATTCCTGCCGGGTGTCCGACCTGGTCGCCTTCATGGCCGAAAAGGGCTTGTAA
- a CDS encoding GAF domain-containing protein gives MSEQECAYYRSLYEVVMCINSSLEPATVLHAIAEQGAKAVNAKACSIRLLDRQGKTLLAGTSHGLSKGYLRKGTVEVAKSRIDQETLSGKVVQIKDAGSDPMFQYPEAAREEGIASVMALPLTVDGRHIGVMRLYCSNIREFSQSEINFATAIANLSAMAIENARLHQALRTDYELLTAYEYTMHE, from the coding sequence ATGAGCGAACAGGAATGTGCCTATTATCGCAGCCTCTATGAAGTGGTCATGTGCATCAATTCGAGCCTGGAGCCGGCCACCGTGCTCCACGCCATCGCCGAGCAAGGGGCCAAGGCCGTCAACGCCAAGGCCTGCTCCATCCGCCTGCTGGACCGCCAGGGCAAGACCCTGCTGGCCGGCACCTCCCATGGCCTGAGCAAAGGCTATCTGCGCAAGGGCACCGTCGAGGTGGCCAAAAGCCGCATCGACCAGGAAACCCTGTCCGGCAAGGTCGTGCAGATCAAAGACGCCGGCTCCGATCCCATGTTCCAGTACCCCGAGGCCGCGCGCGAGGAAGGCATCGCCTCGGTCATGGCCTTGCCGCTGACCGTGGACGGCCGCCATATCGGCGTCATGCGCCTGTACTGCTCCAACATCCGCGAGTTCTCCCAAAGCGAGATCAATTTTGCCACGGCCATCGCCAACCTTTCGGCCATGGCCATCGAGAACGCCCGGCTGCATCAGGCCCTTCGCACCGATTACGAACTGCTGACCGCCTACGAATACACCATGCACGAGTAG
- a CDS encoding GGDEF domain-containing protein: MVMGCQEAPCDIRKLCGELHKLGCGNDPSWLAVLLFVRNLLRQFTIFDDSRKKSLQEYVFSELARRDPSAEHLKRLLGGLELFLTDHLPMAAVKDQLENEKAASKSLAQSITAFLEETLTSEKERSKLVGRFGRETLDTLAGGEDPAVMIPKLRTLVGNMLAHYREEAQAWERKAQQLEKIIQVDPLLAPLHNRRSLEEHLRAAVARAEAEGAPLTAMMIDVDNFKTAINDAYGHVVGDDVLRTLAKIIDVHAGRHGWFAARYGGDELVLVCDLDGDDAQFHADAIRLAVQNYEFRPRVDGKLADAPIRFTVSIGVAAFVPGMSGDDLIAAADAAMYQVKSGGRNNVARFEQPAA; encoded by the coding sequence ATGGTGATGGGTTGTCAGGAAGCGCCATGCGACATCCGCAAGCTGTGCGGCGAACTGCACAAGCTCGGTTGCGGCAATGATCCGTCCTGGCTGGCGGTTTTGCTTTTCGTTCGTAACTTGCTGCGGCAGTTTACGATTTTCGACGACTCGCGCAAAAAGAGCCTGCAGGAATACGTCTTTTCGGAACTGGCCCGGCGTGATCCTTCCGCCGAGCATCTGAAGCGCCTGCTTGGCGGCCTGGAACTGTTTCTCACCGACCATCTGCCCATGGCCGCCGTCAAGGACCAGCTCGAAAACGAAAAGGCGGCCTCCAAATCCCTGGCCCAGTCCATCACCGCCTTTCTGGAAGAGACGCTGACCTCCGAGAAGGAGCGCAGCAAGCTCGTGGGCCGCTTTGGCCGCGAAACCCTCGACACCCTGGCCGGCGGCGAGGACCCTGCGGTCATGATCCCCAAGCTGCGCACCCTGGTCGGCAACATGCTCGCCCATTACCGCGAGGAGGCCCAGGCTTGGGAACGCAAGGCCCAGCAGCTTGAAAAGATCATCCAGGTCGATCCGCTGCTCGCCCCCCTGCATAACCGCCGCTCCCTGGAAGAGCATCTGCGCGCGGCCGTGGCCCGGGCCGAGGCCGAGGGCGCGCCGCTGACCGCTATGATGATCGACGTGGACAACTTCAAGACCGCCATCAACGACGCCTATGGCCATGTGGTCGGCGACGACGTGTTGCGCACCCTGGCCAAGATCATCGACGTCCATGCCGGCCGCCATGGCTGGTTCGCCGCCCGCTACGGCGGCGACGAGCTGGTGCTGGTGTGCGACCTGGACGGCGATGACGCCCAGTTTCATGCCGACGCCATCCGGCTGGCCGTGCAGAACTACGAGTTTCGCCCCCGCGTTGACGGCAAGCTGGCTGACGCGCCTATCCGTTTCACCGTGTCCATTGGCGTGGCCGCCTTTGTCCCGGGCATGTCCGGCGACGACCTCATCGCCGCCGCCGACGCGGCCATGTACCAGGTGAAATCCGGCGGACGCAACAATGTCGCCCGGTTCGAGCAGCCGGCCGCCTGA
- the dksA gene encoding RNA polymerase-binding protein DksA: MDPKDVEFFRELLNGMLQDILKKGEETIEDMTDTVEVYADPADRATAESDRAFTLRLRDRERRLIKKIKEAIERIDEGTYGECVECGEDISVARMKARPVTTLCIKCKSRQEADEDLRGD; encoded by the coding sequence ATGGATCCCAAGGACGTCGAATTTTTCCGCGAACTTCTAAACGGCATGCTCCAGGACATCCTCAAGAAGGGCGAGGAAACCATCGAGGACATGACCGACACCGTCGAGGTGTACGCCGACCCGGCCGACCGGGCCACGGCCGAGTCCGACCGGGCCTTTACCCTGCGTCTGCGCGACCGGGAACGCCGCCTGATCAAGAAGATCAAGGAAGCCATCGAGCGCATCGACGAAGGCACCTACGGCGAGTGCGTGGAATGCGGCGAAGACATCAGCGTCGCCCGCATGAAGGCGCGGCCGGTCACCACCTTGTGCATCAAATGCAAAAGCCGCCAGGAGGCCGACGAAGACCTCCGGGGAGACTAG
- a CDS encoding NFACT RNA binding domain-containing protein encodes MEAVFFRVLVRELAAALPGARVEKVFLPVPNVFTLSLYLPSGRVVPGCEGKKTVHLHARYGTGRFFLFLSGSKTAQPDRAPGQAMRLRKHLRGRRVQRLVPDWPNRRLTLVFTGDGPALVLDPRSFPVLAEAPAQDAATAKPGWPDIETVTGDPDIWQAHPQLSPGLRRRLAALPRDGRQAVYDRLQQDAAEGFFLERKGGEPLALWPVAWPGKPQPDVTTESFPTALEAAAAFGLPLAFGEVSGRRDAPEADAATARVRRRQRALAKLAADEARMRAFIARKAEADRIAAHLHLLDKTAKIPELFFTNDDGTETALTLDPALSILGNMQKLYHLAAKGQRGLAAIAARRRDLQGEKKDLQGREHAPASPQRAAGASGSLKGVAAHVYRTSDGFLALRGKNAKANDQLLRLANAYDLWFHVADGPGTHVILRRDHPGRDVPRRSLEEAAGLAALASYAAGAGTADVWLARVGDVRRVKGGAPGQVTVTRMLETLRAAVDPALESLREKA; translated from the coding sequence ATGGAGGCCGTTTTTTTTCGTGTTCTGGTCCGCGAACTGGCCGCCGCCCTGCCGGGCGCTCGGGTGGAGAAAGTTTTCCTGCCCGTCCCCAATGTCTTCACCTTGTCGCTCTATCTGCCTTCCGGCCGCGTCGTCCCGGGCTGCGAAGGGAAGAAAACCGTCCATCTCCACGCCCGCTACGGCACGGGACGATTTTTCCTGTTCCTCTCCGGCTCCAAAACCGCCCAGCCCGACCGCGCCCCGGGGCAAGCCATGCGGCTGCGCAAGCACCTGCGCGGCCGGCGGGTGCAGCGCCTGGTTCCCGACTGGCCAAACCGCCGCCTGACCCTGGTTTTCACCGGCGACGGCCCGGCCCTGGTCCTTGATCCCCGCTCCTTCCCGGTCCTGGCCGAGGCGCCGGCCCAGGACGCGGCCACGGCCAAACCGGGCTGGCCGGACATCGAAACCGTCACCGGCGATCCCGATATCTGGCAGGCCCATCCCCAGCTCTCGCCCGGCCTGCGCCGCCGGCTGGCCGCCCTGCCCCGGGACGGCCGCCAGGCGGTCTACGACCGGTTGCAACAGGACGCTGCCGAGGGTTTTTTCCTGGAGCGCAAAGGGGGCGAGCCCCTGGCGCTTTGGCCCGTGGCCTGGCCCGGCAAGCCCCAGCCGGACGTGACGACCGAAAGCTTTCCCACGGCCCTGGAAGCGGCCGCCGCCTTCGGGCTGCCCTTGGCCTTTGGCGAGGTCTCGGGCCGACGCGACGCCCCCGAGGCCGACGCCGCCACCGCCCGGGTCCGTCGCCGCCAGCGCGCCCTGGCCAAGCTTGCGGCCGACGAGGCCCGGATGCGGGCCTTTATTGCCCGCAAGGCCGAAGCCGACCGCATCGCGGCACACCTCCATCTGCTGGACAAGACCGCCAAAATTCCTGAACTTTTTTTCACCAATGACGACGGTACGGAAACGGCCCTGACCCTCGACCCGGCCCTCTCCATCCTTGGCAACATGCAAAAGCTCTATCATTTGGCGGCCAAAGGCCAACGGGGACTGGCCGCCATCGCCGCCCGCCGCCGGGACTTGCAAGGCGAAAAAAAAGACTTACAAGGTCGGGAACACGCCCCGGCGTCGCCCCAACGCGCCGCCGGGGCGTCTGGCAGCCTCAAGGGCGTGGCCGCCCATGTCTACCGCACTTCAGACGGCTTTTTGGCCCTGCGGGGCAAAAACGCCAAGGCCAACGACCAGCTCCTTAGACTCGCCAATGCCTATGACCTGTGGTTCCATGTTGCCGACGGCCCGGGAACCCATGTGATTTTGCGACGCGACCATCCCGGTCGCGACGTGCCACGGCGCAGCCTTGAAGAGGCCGCCGGCCTGGCCGCCCTGGCCAGCTACGCGGCCGGGGCCGGCACGGCCGATGTGTGGCTGGCCCGGGTCGGCGACGTGCGCCGGGTCAAGGGCGGCGCGCCGGGCCAGGTGACGGTGACGCGGATGTTGGAGACGCTACGGGCGGCCGTGGACCCGGCCCTGGAAAGTTTGCGGGAAAAGGCGTGA
- a CDS encoding PhoH family protein, whose translation MMETLCMERRLDFDDPALARDLFGPHNANIALIAGKSGARLDTRGSSVILRADSEETLSHVANVLVQLYGLLRQGKPIYPADVEQALSVLAKEPEASLQRVYREESLVISPKKTVTPRTATQRDYLSAIRRHDLVFGIGPAGTGKTYLAVAMGVGFLLERRVKRLILTRPAVEAGEKLGFLPGDMVEKINPYLRPLYDALNDMLDFRKVREMLDTGVIEVAPLAFMRGRTLNDALIILDEAQNTTPEQMKMFLTRLGLSSKAVVTGDATQIDLPSHTASGLVEARRVLRNVRGIEFVTFSDADVVRHPLVGRIVQAYERDSRQG comes from the coding sequence ATGATGGAAACGCTGTGCATGGAGCGACGGCTCGACTTTGACGACCCGGCGCTCGCCCGGGACCTTTTTGGCCCCCACAATGCCAATATCGCCCTGATCGCCGGCAAATCCGGCGCGCGTCTCGACACCCGGGGCAGCTCCGTGATTTTGCGGGCCGACTCCGAAGAGACGCTCTCCCACGTGGCCAACGTGCTGGTGCAGCTCTACGGGCTGCTGCGCCAGGGCAAGCCCATCTATCCAGCCGACGTGGAACAGGCCCTCAGCGTCCTGGCCAAGGAGCCCGAGGCCAGCCTCCAGCGCGTCTACCGCGAGGAATCCCTCGTCATTTCGCCCAAAAAAACCGTCACTCCGCGCACCGCCACCCAGCGCGACTACCTCTCCGCCATAAGGCGGCACGATCTGGTCTTCGGCATCGGCCCGGCCGGCACCGGCAAGACCTACCTGGCCGTGGCCATGGGCGTGGGGTTCCTGTTGGAACGGCGGGTCAAACGCCTCATCCTCACCCGGCCGGCCGTGGAGGCCGGCGAAAAGCTGGGCTTTTTGCCCGGCGACATGGTGGAGAAAATAAACCCCTATCTGCGCCCCCTCTACGACGCCCTCAACGACATGCTCGACTTTCGCAAGGTGCGCGAGATGCTCGACACCGGCGTCATCGAGGTGGCTCCCCTGGCCTTCATGCGCGGGCGCACGTTAAACGATGCGCTGATCATCCTTGATGAGGCGCAAAACACGACGCCCGAGCAGATGAAAATGTTCCTCACCCGACTGGGCCTGTCCTCCAAGGCCGTGGTCACCGGCGACGCGACCCAGATCGATCTGCCGTCCCACACGGCCTCGGGACTGGTCGAAGCCCGGCGGGTGCTTCGCAACGTACGCGGCATCGAGTTCGTCACCTTCAGCGACGCCGATGTCGTCCGCCATCCCCTGGTGGGAAGGATCGTCCAAGCTTATGAGCGAGATAGTCGACAGGGTTAA
- a CDS encoding HD family phosphohydrolase, whose protein sequence is MSEIVDRVKRAIKAPSAPSPVQQATGGFTLPEWAPGFLFFLAVVFTLCFVARLGLDTSVRLFTAGEIATQDVAADQSLQIEDIEATTRRRDQVAEAQPPVFDVSPLPFEALAKSVEDIIGAARAATTEDMEKLRWQMAENLNTDIGPDIIEVWRQDDFKLLMQKDVLPWLKQNYEPGVVSSISVFTPYKNGILLRELPSKMETLRVETRDIKDIKQIKDDLEHMLKVSLNKPFRQRKAVYALVYPLIAPSMTLNQETTQARKAEISRAVEPLYYIIKKGEIIVRQGERVGPIQQLKLQSLYSHRKGPYNLLRATGLFGMCLMFLAVLYVSLERAGIKRVRSTDWVFLGVVLLIFGMLAKVGDMVTLPGGGGLPEATRSIYFAYSLPIAGAAGILALFFPKRLCIFTSLILSFLAANMVYGGIGAFCYYFVGSMIYVYLIKRSETRSQLLKSVFPLLAALCVMWCSVNLMDLNDPSVAGAGLAFVALSAFLSLLAVVGIAPIMELIFGYTSRFRLMELLNLEQPLLQELMVKAPGTYHHSLIVSNMVEAGARAIGANPLLAKVAALYHDIGKLKNPHYFIENISCKENRHNKLAPSMSALILISHVKKGIELAREHRLGQAITDLIGQHHGTTLIAYFYHKAKELAEAKGDDPIREADYRYPGPKPQSKEAGLILLADAIEASSRTLVDPTPSRIKGHIQNIVRKIYTEGELDDSQLTLKDLTLLSDTFQRILTGIFHQRIEYPSAKSPEKNGKTREETACAVDPKAAEHAA, encoded by the coding sequence ATGAGCGAGATAGTCGACAGGGTTAAGCGGGCCATCAAGGCCCCTTCGGCCCCTTCCCCGGTGCAGCAGGCGACAGGCGGCTTCACGTTGCCCGAATGGGCGCCGGGCTTCCTGTTTTTCCTGGCCGTGGTCTTCACCTTGTGCTTCGTGGCCCGTCTGGGCCTGGACACTTCGGTGCGCCTTTTCACTGCTGGCGAGATCGCCACCCAAGACGTGGCCGCCGACCAAAGCCTGCAAATCGAGGACATCGAGGCCACCACCCGCCGCCGCGACCAGGTCGCCGAGGCCCAGCCCCCGGTCTTCGACGTCAGCCCCCTGCCCTTCGAAGCCCTGGCCAAAAGCGTCGAGGACATCATCGGCGCGGCCCGGGCCGCCACGACCGAGGATATGGAAAAGCTGCGCTGGCAGATGGCCGAGAACCTCAACACCGACATCGGCCCGGACATCATCGAAGTCTGGCGGCAGGACGACTTCAAGTTGCTCATGCAAAAAGACGTGCTGCCCTGGCTCAAACAGAACTACGAGCCCGGCGTCGTCAGCTCCATCTCGGTTTTCACGCCGTATAAAAACGGCATCCTCCTGCGCGAACTGCCCTCCAAGATGGAGACGCTTCGCGTCGAGACCCGCGACATCAAGGACATCAAGCAAATCAAGGACGACCTGGAGCACATGCTCAAGGTCTCCCTCAACAAGCCCTTCCGCCAGCGCAAGGCCGTCTACGCCCTGGTCTATCCGCTCATCGCCCCCAGCATGACCCTCAACCAGGAAACGACCCAAGCCCGCAAGGCCGAGATCTCCCGGGCCGTGGAGCCGCTGTACTACATCATCAAAAAGGGCGAGATCATCGTGCGCCAGGGCGAGCGCGTGGGGCCCATCCAGCAGCTCAAGCTCCAGTCCCTCTACTCCCACCGCAAAGGCCCCTACAACCTGCTGCGGGCCACGGGTCTTTTCGGCATGTGCCTGATGTTTCTGGCCGTGCTCTACGTGTCCCTGGAACGGGCCGGAATCAAGCGTGTGCGCAGCACCGACTGGGTGTTTCTGGGCGTGGTGCTGCTGATCTTCGGGATGTTGGCCAAGGTGGGCGACATGGTCACCCTGCCGGGCGGCGGCGGACTGCCGGAGGCCACACGATCCATCTACTTCGCCTACAGCCTGCCCATCGCCGGCGCGGCCGGCATTCTGGCGCTGTTTTTCCCCAAGCGCCTGTGCATCTTCACCAGCCTCATCCTGTCGTTTCTGGCCGCCAACATGGTCTACGGCGGCATCGGCGCTTTTTGCTACTACTTCGTCGGCTCCATGATCTACGTCTACCTCATCAAACGCTCCGAAACCCGGTCCCAGCTGCTCAAGTCCGTCTTTCCGCTTTTGGCCGCCCTGTGCGTCATGTGGTGCTCGGTCAACCTCATGGACTTAAATGACCCGTCGGTGGCCGGCGCGGGCCTGGCCTTCGTGGCCCTGTCCGCCTTCCTGTCGCTTCTGGCCGTGGTCGGCATCGCGCCCATCATGGAGCTCATCTTCGGCTACACGTCGCGTTTCCGGCTCATGGAGCTGCTCAACCTGGAACAGCCGCTGCTCCAGGAGCTCATGGTCAAGGCCCCGGGCACCTACCACCATTCGCTGATCGTCTCCAACATGGTCGAGGCCGGCGCCCGGGCCATTGGAGCCAATCCGCTGCTGGCCAAGGTCGCGGCCCTGTACCACGACATCGGCAAGCTCAAAAACCCCCACTATTTCATTGAAAACATCTCCTGCAAGGAGAACCGCCACAACAAGCTCGCGCCGTCCATGAGCGCGCTGATCCTCATATCCCACGTCAAAAAGGGCATCGAACTGGCCCGGGAACACCGCCTGGGACAGGCCATCACCGACCTCATCGGCCAGCACCACGGCACCACGCTCATTGCCTACTTCTACCACAAGGCCAAGGAGCTGGCCGAGGCCAAGGGCGATGATCCCATCCGCGAAGCCGATTACCGCTATCCCGGCCCCAAGCCCCAGTCCAAGGAAGCCGGCCTGATTCTTTTGGCCGACGCCATCGAAGCATCGAGCCGCACCCTGGTGGACCCCACCCCCAGCCGCATCAAGGGCCATATCCAAAACATCGTGCGCAAGATCTACACCGAGGGCGAACTGGACGACTCCCAGCTGACCCTTAAGGATCTGACGCTGTTAAGCGACACCTTCCAGCGTATCTTGACCGGCATTTTCCACCAGCGCATCGAATACCCCAGCGCCAAAAGCCCGGAGAAAAACGGCAAAACCCGCGAGGAAACGGCCTGCGCCGTGGACCCCAAAGCGGCGGAACACGCGGCGTGA
- the ybeY gene encoding rRNA maturation RNase YbeY, which produces MIGLARGVFAPDLPASRPEIAALCDALLDALDLDGRDFDLTLADDAAIAALNGEFLGLPGPTNILSFPAEDPDRPDYLGELALSLDAVRREAFLYGQPPGLHMARLLAHGFLHLAGLDHGPLMESLTETAAETAAARLGLD; this is translated from the coding sequence GTGATCGGCCTTGCCCGGGGCGTCTTCGCCCCCGACCTGCCGGCCTCGCGCCCGGAGATCGCCGCCCTGTGCGACGCGCTGCTCGACGCCCTGGACCTCGACGGCCGTGACTTCGATCTGACCCTTGCCGACGACGCCGCCATCGCCGCCCTCAATGGCGAGTTCCTGGGACTGCCCGGCCCCACCAACATCTTAAGCTTCCCAGCCGAGGACCCCGACAGGCCCGACTACCTCGGCGAACTGGCGCTGAGCCTCGACGCCGTGCGCCGGGAAGCCTTCCTCTACGGCCAGCCGCCAGGCCTGCACATGGCCCGGCTGCTGGCCCACGGCTTCCTGCACCTGGCCGGCCTGGACCATGGCCCGCTCATGGAATCGCTGACGGAGACCGCCGCCGAAACGGCGGCGGCGAGGTTGGGACTGGACTAA